The Synergistaceae bacterium genome includes the window GGGCAGTGAAATAATCTCACAAGCTGGCGGGCTTCATAAATTTATGAACTGGAATCGGCCAATATTAACAGATAGCGGCGGCTTTCAAGTCTTCTCACTCGCAAAATTACATAAAATCACGGACGAAAATGTTTTATGCAGGTCTCATATTGACGGCTCGCAGTTAATAATGTCTCCTGAGTGGTCAATAAATTTTCAGGGCGTATTAGGTTCAGATATAGCGATGTGCTTTGATCAGTGCTGTGAATTTCCGGCGAGTCATGACAAGGCAGAAGAGGCAGTCAGGCGGACAACTTTATGGGCTGGGCGTTCACAAGAATATTTTTCGAGAAATAACGATAAATCAAAGCAGGCTTTATTTGGCATAATACAAGGCAGCATTTACGATGATTTACGGGAAAGGAGCGCAAAAGAAATAACGAGCCTAAATTTTCCGGGCTATGCTATAGGCGGTCTGTCAGTCGGTGAATCTCACGCAGAAATGTATCACTCACTAGATTTATTAAATAATTTAATGCCTCGTGAAAAGCCGCGTTACTTAATGGGAGTCGGTTATCCTGCAAATATTGTAGAGGGAATTGCGCGCGGTGTTGATATGTTTGACTGTGTCATGCCCACAAGAAACGGACGCAACGGGACTTTATTTATTTCGTCAGGACGCATTAACATGAGAGGCAAGACTCACGCTGATGAGTTTATTCCCTTAGATAGCGAGTGCGATTGTTATACTTGCAAAAATTTCAGTCGGGCATATCTGCGGCATTTGTCAATTTGCGGGGAGATTCTGGGCGCGCGTCTTAATTCATGGCATAATCTGCGCTTTACTATTAGAATCGCAGAACAGGCACGGGAAGCAATTATTGCGGGGAATTTTCCGGAATTTGCCGAGAGATTTTTATCAAATTTTCATGATGACCCAAATATTGACGCTCAATAAATGGAATCCCGAACGAGATTATATATCGCAGGCAGCAAAAATAATTAACTCCGGGGGACTCGTTGCATTTCCTACTGAGACAGTTTACGGACTCGGAGGCGACGCTTTGAATCCCGAATCAGTCAAAAAAATTTATGCGGCTAAGGGCAGACCTTCAGACAACCCGTTAATTTTGCATGTAAGTAATATAGAACAGGCCGAGTCGCTTGTTTATATGAATGATACAGCAAGAAAGCTCGCAAAAATTTTCTGGCCCGCACCGTTGACTCTTGTATTGCCCGCAAAAAATATTATTCCCTCAATTACTCGCGGGGGGTTAAATACTGCTGCTGTGAGAATGCCCGATAATAATATAGCTTTGGCACTGATTGAGCGCGCAAAAACTCCCATTGCTGCACCGAGTGCGAATCTAAGCGGCCGGCCAAGTCCAACGGATTCAGAAAGTGTATATAACGACATGAATAATAGAATAGATTTAATTTTAGACGGAGGCAGAACAGGAATCGGACTCGAGTCCACTGTTATAGATATTTCTGATCCCGGAAAAATTTTATTGCTGCGTCCCGGCGGTTTATCGCGTGAATTAATTGAGTCAGAATTAAATACTAGTCTGGGAGTGCCTGACTTGAATAGCGCGAAAAGATCCCCCGGCACAAGATACAGACATTATGCGCCGTCATTGCCTGTAAAAATTTTGCGTAATGAGTCAGATTTAGATTTGATTGATATAAAATCTGCGGGCTTTATGGGAATTCATAATAATAATTATAATTATGCCGCAAAAATAATATTTGACTCGCCTGAAAACTTTGCACACGGTTTATTTTCAGGATTCCGAGAGCTTGAGTCGCAAAATATTTCTTGTATTATAGTCGAATGGCCGCGCGATAATTCGGGAATAAATGAGGCACTACGAGATCGCATAAAACGGGCAGCAGGTGAATAATATTAATTAATTTGTATAATATAATTTATTAGTATTTAGCAATTAGCAATCTGGAAGGAGTAAAGGCAATAAAAAAATGAGCTGGATAATTTTAGCGTTGACATTAGGAGCAGCTATAACGTCAATAATTCACGGAGTATTTATGCTATTCGGATCGCTCACAGTAACAGGCGGCCCTCTCGTTGGTATACCTTCGACTCTTCTTGCAAGTTTACCCATAATTGCGGCTGTCTTTGCACTAATCGGCGGCATCATAGCATTCAATCAAAGCAAATGGGGAGCGTTATTCTTGCTTTTAGCTGCTGGAATCTGCACGGCTGCACGAGATACTTGGCTTTATGCCGGACTCTATGTATTTGCGGGGCTGTTCTGCTTCTTTCTCAAGAAAAAACAGGACGATTACAGAGATTATTACGATGACGACGACGAATATAACGACGAAGAGCAAGAAAATTACAGGCGCGGTTATCGTGAGGGCGATGATTTCTATTATAATGACGATAATAATTATAGACCC containing:
- a CDS encoding threonylcarbamoyl-AMP synthase encodes the protein MTQILTLNKWNPERDYISQAAKIINSGGLVAFPTETVYGLGGDALNPESVKKIYAAKGRPSDNPLILHVSNIEQAESLVYMNDTARKLAKIFWPAPLTLVLPAKNIIPSITRGGLNTAAVRMPDNNIALALIERAKTPIAAPSANLSGRPSPTDSESVYNDMNNRIDLILDGGRTGIGLESTVIDISDPGKILLLRPGGLSRELIESELNTSLGVPDLNSAKRSPGTRYRHYAPSLPVKILRNESDLDLIDIKSAGFMGIHNNNYNYAAKIIFDSPENFAHGLFSGFRELESQNISCIIVEWPRDNSGINEALRDRIKRAAGE
- the tgt gene encoding tRNA guanosine(34) transglycosylase Tgt; the protein is MFEFKIIAECSKTGARAGELITPHGIIKTPVFMPVGTLATVKSMSSRELEEINSQIILGNTYHLYLRPGSEIISQAGGLHKFMNWNRPILTDSGGFQVFSLAKLHKITDENVLCRSHIDGSQLIMSPEWSINFQGVLGSDIAMCFDQCCEFPASHDKAEEAVRRTTLWAGRSQEYFSRNNDKSKQALFGIIQGSIYDDLRERSAKEITSLNFPGYAIGGLSVGESHAEMYHSLDLLNNLMPREKPRYLMGVGYPANIVEGIARGVDMFDCVMPTRNGRNGTLFISSGRINMRGKTHADEFIPLDSECDCYTCKNFSRAYLRHLSICGEILGARLNSWHNLRFTIRIAEQAREAIIAGNFPEFAERFLSNFHDDPNIDAQ